The DNA sequence ggggggacaaATAAAAGCTGTTGAAGAGTCATGGAGGTGCTAACTATCTTGATTCAATGTACATTTTAAGATAATAGGAAAACCCAGCAGTTGATGGATGTTGTTACAATCTCTCCTTGGTATACTTTGCAAGATAGTGTTAGAAGCAAGCAGGTTGGTTTGAGAGGCTCTCGTTTCGTGAAGTTTAAGAGAACAGAGTTCCCCAGGGAGAAAAAGATGGAGGCAGAAGGGAGGCAGGAGGAGGATTCAATTTGTGTGAATGATAACCAATGCATATACAAGTCATTCATTCCATAAAGAACTATAGAAAGGATGCGTTCAATCTGGTATCTTAGGTCCTGAGAGCACCACTCATATGTAAAAGTTCATAATAGATTGTGTGGGCTATCCCCTGCAAAACTCCCAACCTTTTCCATAAGAGTGTATCAATAAATAAGATCTTAAGGTCGGCTTACCCTTCCCAACCCCTTGAAGAGCACTTATGGGCTGCCAAAGAGCTGAAAATGTAATACCAATGCTAAAAAGATGAACTGTATTTCCAGCCATCCACATCATGAACCCCATCATCAGCAAATTCTTGAAAGGTGCTTGTGCCACTTCCCAAGCTTTCTGTTCATATATTATAAAGACAACAGTGCTAATCAACAATGCAATAATAATCACTTTGACACTAAACATTTTACTTGATAGCTACACAGAAATATTCACAACATGGAAATTGAGGTTATATATGATCAAGGAATAATATAAAGACCTGAGAGAACCCTAGTAACGTGCATGAAATCAGCAGATTGTCCTTTCTTTCATGACTATCTTCTTTGAGGAGACCAGACAAAATTGCAAATTTCTTTTATCTGCTTTAGACTTTAAGCTTTTAGATTCCACAAAAAGTCTTTCGACACAACAGCCTAATAACAATGGCGACTGATAATTTTCTCTCCAACTCACTCTTCACCCAACTTTGCCCCTTGGCGTACCCCTCACTCACTTACCCTAGCAGCTTTGAGCCATCACTTTCAGGAACCAAACACCATGGTCCACGGAAGAATGTACAAAACTAAACCGCCTTCAAGGCAAATTTCTCAACTCAAGTAACCTGTTGAATTTTCCCCTTTTTTCAGGATATTTATCATCAAGTTTTAAGATGATGTGACTTTTTGGATAAGAAGAAGTCATCacaaaaacatgtaaaagagACGATTACAGTAAACTAATATCCTTCAATTTGAGATTTAATTGGAGATTAATGAAATTATCTACCATTGAGAGTTGGGAAGGCCACTTCTGTCAGCTTGAAGACTATATAAAATATACATTAGATATTAGACAACTGAATCCTTGAATCACCAAAAATTCATCCCATGATAGTAGGTCTGAAGGATTATTGTCTAAGATGCCGAAAATggaatgataattttttccctTATCACCACATAAGAGAAAATTATTCCAATAATCAATTCTtagccttttttttcttttttccagaTATACCAATTCCGTACCTTTCTATCTATAAAGTAGACTACAACAATATAATACTCGAAAAACAGGATCAAACAAGAGGGGAGCTAACCTGAGCTTTCCAATTAGCTTCAGCATCCTTTTTTTGCTTAGTTACAGTGGAATCATCCTGTAACACATCCACAACCAAAAACATTTGAGAATTAAAGCAGTAGATAAAAGAATATTTTCCAAAATGAAGAAAGAACAGATTGAGAACCTGATCTTGAGAAGCGCGAGAGAAACCAGGAGGATCGGGAAAGTCCCGAGAAGAAGGAGCGGTCGAATTGTCAGTGAAATCAACAGCCCATCTACGGCCCGAACCCATCACTGCTTTTCCTTTGTCCATGTCTTGTGATGTTGTTGGAAGAAAAGGATCGACAGATACAGTAGAAGATTCCTCTTCTCCCCTGATTGGACCCCTGTGTTTGGAGATGGAGGTTACGAAAGCTCGTATATAGTTCACGCGGCGGCACAAGAAGACGTCGGGCAAGGGATAGGCGGCTTTCTCCTTTcctttgtgtttgtgtgtttgtgGTCTGCTTCGgcctactctctctctctctcccccttaaCCAAACgtccaatttatttatttagtatttattattattaattactctCCAAAATTTTAGGAAAATTGCAAATTATAACAATAGAAATGACATTTAAATACTTAGAAATTGTTAAattgtattaatttattttacattcATAAACTCTTTAAAATAATGTTAAACGGCCCATTTAGTAATCTAATCAAAGCTAAAATgccacaattaattttaaattaatgtattACAAATTAGAAATTTCCTACAGAAACAGAATACAAATCAACGACGTGGGTGGTTACAAGTAATTCTCATGTAACCTTAGAAATTAGATTAACTgatattttattgtatttttcagATGGAATTCCATTACAGAACACTGCATCAGCCAAACGCAGCAGGGCAGCTCTTGACAGACTAAACAACTACTTATCTTAACAATATAAAACAGGAGGAACAAGTGTCCATTCTTCAAGATTTTTGTGCATTCacggctgctgctgctgctgctgctataACTCTCCCTTGAATGCTGGTTCAATCTCCACTAAAACATACTTCCCAGGCTT is a window from the Manihot esculenta cultivar AM560-2 chromosome 16, M.esculenta_v8, whole genome shotgun sequence genome containing:
- the LOC110603921 gene encoding ER membrane protein complex subunit 4, whose amino-acid sequence is MDKGKAVMGSGRRWAVDFTDNSTAPSSRDFPDPPGFSRASQDQDDSTVTKQKKDAEANWKAQKAWEVAQAPFKNLLMMGFMMWMAGNTVHLFSIGITFSALWQPISALQGVGKVFEPYKDSKVDLLGPKLLFIALNLGGLALGIWKLNTLGLLPTHASDWVSSLPPAQEVEYSGGGIPLH